Genomic segment of Populus nigra chromosome 14, ddPopNigr1.1, whole genome shotgun sequence:
GCTGGCTGCCTTGGCAGCCCACTCTCTCCTACATTTCTCACATCTTTGGCTCTACTTTTcctctctcattttgctctctaatgtatgcctctatttataggcatccatAGCAGCTCCTCTTGCTCttttgtcaacaatggtggccaCCAACTCCAGCTCATCTTCAACAGCTAGCCCTCTTTGACAATGGCAATGACAGCCATCCTCTTCTAGAAGATAGGTTGCAGATGCTTTATGATTGCTGCATATAATGGCAACAatcctaacaatcaccccctttgccatttatttgggcaattgtcctcttgcttcttcagtaCATGATTGCATTCTACAGCttttccaagcttaccattccgaGAGCGTTTGTGGCTAAGTTTACAGGTACTTGCCAAACCTCTCAATCACAGAGTCACCCAAGCACCCCTTTGCTCACTCCAAATGATCATTTTGACCAGATGATTTGTCACATCTCATTTGAAGAGTGTTAACACTTGTCTTTGGAACAACATCCCCCTTCAAGTATATCAATCATGCTTGGCCCGGAATGATTTATCAAGCCTTacaaccatagttttgaaacccggaccggcccggcgggtcaacccgggaccTGGCTGACTCGGGCCTGAGACCAGTCCGAGTCTAAGTAAACCCGTTTGGGAGTTGGCCCGGTGGAACCCGATCGACCCGGCAGGTCGACCTAGAACCTGGTCGACCCGAGTAAACCCAGCTGAGACCCGGctaccttccttttttttattcaagcggCTGTCGGTCAAAACAGAAAAGATTGATCATCTCGAAACAGAAGAGAAGGGTTACAAAAGACATCATCTCCTTCGTTTTTAATGACTGAAGCAAGCAGATGCCACCAGAATTTTGGGACCAAGAAAAGATACACTGCAAACTAGATCATAGCAATTCAGTTAACTTACCAAAACAAGAAGACAACCCTCCTTCAACAGCTAGATATCTCCAATCTACTTCAAAATCTCAACAAAAATCTTGTAAAAGTTTTCAAATATTCTCCAAAATCCTCCAGCAGAAACTTCTCATATATGTTCAAAAGCTTCAAGTATGCAATATATATCCAGCTTCAACCCCAGCTCTTCAACCCCAGCTGCTTACAACGGCTTGAATCAAGGAAAGACAAGAGCTAGCTTGTCCCATTCAAATCTTCCAGGAGCTGCCTTCTTATATTgattattagaagaaaaaatctcTATCTAGAAGCTGAGACTCTTCCTATGCAACGTGTCTTTTTATAGTccatgaaatcaaaaaaaaaaagaagaagaagaaaacagtaTCTCCTCGCTCGTAACTTTAAagtatgataaatttttttgggttgacccgggttaacccatCTGACCTATGACTCGATCATTAGACCGGGTCGATCACTGGGTTGGGTTTCAAAacgcttacaacaccccctcaaacggatATTCCCAAGTGCTACAATCATTGAGTATTTTAATGTGATCACAAGCTCACCattcttccaagagtctactcatcccgGAGTTGCGTCTGCCCTCTGTTCCTTCCTAGGAACCACGTCTTACTTCGCCGTGAGTCTCCCGTTCTTAGTCTCAAGAGTCCTGGTGGCTCTCCACCTTTAACTATGGGAGCAGCCCATGAAAGGTTGATCCATCTCTGTCTttatactctgagtattacaatgccattaccgagctcaccaccttgacaaaaGTTAACTTGTTTCCAGAACCTGTGCATGCTCTCTGCTCCTACATAGCAATCGCGTTTTAATGCTTCACAAGTTatccacttattgtccaaggcaaatttcttctagctcattgatctttagtaTGGGGGCAATATTCATGAAAGTCAATcttgcatttgtctccatactaaTCATAGcctcttcattggctatacacttGTCCACTTATATCCAACCATCACATTGACTCTGGGACGGACAATGGTAATGACAGGCATCCTCTTCTAGAAAATAGACTGCAAATGCTCTATAATTACTGCACATAATAACAACAATCCTAACAAGTTTGTCAAGTCCTAGAtttcaatgacttccagttctCTCACGTAggtatgccaaaaaaaaaaaaagaaaaaaaaaaagagaagaccAAGCCTGTTAGGTATGTTATATATATTGGTCTTCAATCAATATATGAAAGGGATTTGTACCGTTGCTGTGAATCAAACGTCGCATCTTGTGCTCATCGACTTTTTCTCTGTATTTTACGCGGTTTAGTTATGAAACAAACCAACGCAAGCCTCCAATAACGcgtttagattttattttaatagatctAGTCCTTGACATCCATTGCTTGAATGCACATATATCACGACAAATCTGGTGCTGTCAGCCTGGGTTTTTTTGGCCGACTATTGTCTGGTCGACGCTGGCGTTGGCCGGCCCGTGGATTGATGGCAGCGGTAAATTTACCCTGTATTTTTTCTAATCTTGATTATTTCTTAAACTTTATTTAATACTCTCTTTCTTTAAATCGTTCGGCTCACcctagttgattttttaaaattattttgtatttttataatgctttaaagagaattttctttaatttgttttgtatttgatataaataaatgtatttgtatgatgtatttataaaaatatataaaagagaagaagCACGCACATAGAAACTAGTTTCTTACAAATTACTTTGAGGTTTGTTGAATGAAGACTTCTGCACTCTTTCCTTGATTTAAAATCTTGTCAAATATTGCAGCTCTTAGAAATTGCTGGCAAGCTGCGTTTTGGGTTTATGAGGAAACGTCTTTTTGCAAGGAAAAATGGCTTGACGCCATTACAATACGATTTTAACGAGGGCTACTAACAATTTACAGAATCACACCTTCTTTCTATGCATTAAAGGAAAGCACAATGACATAATTACAAATTAAAGGCTCGTCAGAATTCTTGGAGAATAATCATTATCAGAAAACAATGGCTAACCAAGCCAGTTCAAGTTGTTTTCCTTATGTACCTTTATCGTCAGAGATGGAAGGCAGGGTTTGAAACGATTCCATGACATGGCAGTTTCTTGATCGCCTATTACTTCGTTTAGGTGGACAAGATTCGCAACTGATGATGGCAATTCACAACTTGAGCACTCTATCATGTAGAGCTTACTCAGATCATGCAACTGACCGATCTGTTCTGGCAATTCTTTTACACTTAGACATTCGGATAAGTCAAGAATCTGCAGCTTATGAAGTCTACCGATTGTGCCCGGTAACTCTGTCAATTCGATGCAGGAGTTGAGCCTTAGGACCtccaaatcaattaaatttcccATGTCCTCCGGCAGTGCCAAAAGCTTGTGACAATTCGTGATACTGAGCTTTCTTAGCAAGACAAGATCACAGAATCCTGTTGGCAATTCCTCCAGGTCATTGCAGTAGTCAATGGTGAGGTCGACTAACTTTGGGAATGCATCCGAAATCTTGTTGGTAGATTTATTAAAAGCTTGATCAATATTGCACATAACCAAGGACATCTTTTCTAGCTTCCTCCATTTCATTGAAGTCAAGAAAAGGGATGGGATGGAAACCTTTTCCAGTCTTATTCTCTTTAGATTTGATAAAGAACCAAGAAGTGGGAAATTGCTCAATTCGGCTGGAACGAACCCATAATTGTGAAGTACTAAAACTTTTAGCTTATTCATTCTTTCTATGAACTCAGGTAATGAGTATTTCTCTGTCTGAAAATTCAGAAGTAAAACCTCAACTTCCGGCGCTTGCATGGTGGACCAACTTGATGAGAATTTTTCATCTGCAAACAAGgtgatgaaaatacaaaaaaaaaaaaaaaattaaaaattggttGTGTATGTTTGATGCTTGTGCGCATGCATGTGCGCAGGGGTCAGGCTATCTTcgtattaagaaaataatagggATTAATAACCTGTTGAGATAGATAAGAGTTTGGCCCTGATTGATAGCTGATCTTGTTCCATCAACCACTCagggattttattttcaattatctcCAATAATACTCGTTTCCTGTCCTCAATGTTTCCTGAGTTGCTTTCACGGATGGCCAGCTCCCTGAGCAGGTCATGCTGTGTGACAAAATGCTCATTATAGGAGCCGTCGTCTTCGTTTGCATCTTTCCTGGTTAATCACAGAAGTTGATTGCTTAGAGACTCACACTCTTGACAAGTTAGCAACTAACAGTACACAAGTTAATTGAAATGAATAACACAAGTGGAGTTCTAATGACCATCAAAAGTTGCAATCATAGCAGTTGAAGCTGGTCATCCATCAGCGAAACCCAGAAAGATAACCAATTATTTTAACCCCCATAAACCAAGTTGGTAATGGTTTTGTTCTTCTAATATTTtccatgattttcttcttctaatatttTCCAGGATAgctcattttatatataaaggtcCATGTAGTAGTAGGATCCATATGATATTCATAGAATCGATGTTTGATGTGAAGATTCCACATCCTATTACTAGAATAAATACCCTGGCCATGATAATGTCAATAGGGTTCATAGCTATCATACCTTGTAACTACAACTTCAATCAGATTCCTATCAGAAAGTTCATGGAGATTGGCAATGGCGTCGTCCTCATCTAGGTTATACAATTCTGCCCACATATCAATAAGGGTAGTAGCAGGAATCCTATGGTCTTCAGGGAATGAACCAAGGTCCATGAAACATTCCTTGGCTACTACATTATCATTGAAGGCTTCCACACTGCTTTGAAGACAATTGAGAATTTCATTGTCGTAAAGAATAGAAGCAGGTTTAGAGCATTCCTTAAGTCTCTTACGCCATTCTGCTGCAGACTTTCGGCACAAAGATTTTCCAACAACTGAAATGACTAGAGGAAATCCCCTGCAGCATTTTACCATCTGCAATTCAGTGCCATAACAAAAATCAGTCATTCTGTGCAGGTTGGTGGGCGGtaacaaactaaaaataaaattgcattgTGTAAACACATCGGTGGTTTCTTAAAGGTGTTAAatgcatgttttcttttctcatctatAGTTGCATAATTGTAAGATATCATCCCTGGAGTAAATTTACAGATTCAAAACACATGGTTTCGGAATTTTTATTTGCAGGTCTGATAGCACTTGATAAGACAGCAAACAAGTAAGCACAGGTGGATGCTAATTCAGAGAGTCAAAATATTGGACAGAGAATATTTGTTCACTAATTTGTATTAATATAGAAGgtgaaaaccaaataaaaatgagCAAATAAGCATTCATAATTGCAGGTTGATAAATCACCTCCTCTAGACTTTTGTGATCTGGAGCATATGACTGCTGATCCAATGGAAATGCCAATTTCTGAAAAAGGGTCATGGCATCTGCAAGATTCAATGTTTCCAATTTATATGTGGATCCAAAACTTGGAAATTCATATCTTGATGTCACCAAAATCTTGTAATTTTCTATTCGGAACTTGAGCTTGTCAAGAATAGATTTCGATACTGGCCAAACATCATCAAGGACCAATAATATTGGATCTGGTCCTATCTGCTTGAACAAACGTTCCAAATGGTTAGCTGCATCTTCTTCACTTCGAAAATCAGGTAACTCGATTTCTTTATGCTGGAATATCATCTTCACAATGACCAGCAGGTCGCGCAGCTTTGAAACGTTGATAAAGAAGATGTTGCTCTTGAATTTATCTGAAAACTCGGAAAAGAAGAACGCTGTAATGAAATTTCTTCAGAAATTCTTATGTTTTCACATATAGCTAAATCAAAACGGATTTAAGAGCCTACATGTGGAACTCCAAATTCTAATCCTcagaaaaactaaaagcaaaATATGGGAATTGCTTCATTTACTCTGCCAAAGAGTTCCAAGTAATGAACTGTGTCTAAAATAATTGAACAATCAACAACAGCCCCACAATTATGCAGAAACACAAGTCTTTGTGTGGTTACAATTCAACATGACAAAATCATccgtttttatttcttgaaaaatgaATAATTGAACAAGAGAATGTAGATGAAGCTTAATAGAGATACACATTAgaccagaaaaacaaaaaggaaaacagCAGCAATTTACCTCAGATAATAACAGAACAAGGAAATGGATGTACATGGCAATTACcctgaagagaagaaaacataaGGAAACCTTTTCGGGCACTAAAGCTCAACTTTGTTCAGATACCCTGTTCTGTTTGCAAAATTGTTTGCCTAACATGATCATAGAACCTTTATAACAGGTGTACTAACTAAAACACTCTCTTACCATCAAAAAGGGATACAAATAGCCGGACCAAAAATAAGCAGAAGAAGTAGAAAGACAAAAGGAGGTAGTCAAAAGAACTCTCAAGTACTAAATGTGTACCTTTAACATTCCCATGTTGACAAAGTGCTGTAGCCAATGTTGTCTTTCCACATCCTCCAGGAGCAGATAACACAATATGCTGTGATGTCTCATCATTAAGCAGCTTTATCTCCAGATCACTCAATGGAATCTTCAATCCAACAGGATCCACTTTCAGTAGAGGAGGTGAGCACACACCAGCTAAAATAGTATTACTATAGCTCTTGCTTGAATCCACCCTACAAGCATTGCTTAGAG
This window contains:
- the LOC133673455 gene encoding probable disease resistance protein At5g66900: MAGQVVISAVAGAGFEIIFGDFLKMVLKAQKNNSQFKPSLKRLEEMLKDMAPNIKKIESLNAELDQPKQLERLKGLVTKGNDLVNKCSKIQKYNYLKRPLYNKKLLKLEKDIRDHISSVLQLQAVADTKEILHTQNSNLVAVKDVSSGVRQLSDQFGKLSMTLSNACRVDSSKSYSNTILAGVCSPPLLKVDPVGLKIPLSDLEIKLLNDETSQHIVLSAPGGCGKTTLATALCQHGNVKDKFKSNIFFINVSKLRDLLVIVKMIFQHKEIELPDFRSEEDAANHLERLFKQIGPDPILLVLDDVWPVSKSILDKLKFRIENYKILVTSRYEFPSFGSTYKLETLNLADAMTLFQKLAFPLDQQSYAPDHKSLEEMVKCCRGFPLVISVVGKSLCRKSAAEWRKRLKECSKPASILYDNEILNCLQSSVEAFNDNVVAKECFMDLGSFPEDHRIPATTLIDMWAELYNLDEDDAIANLHELSDRNLIEVVVTRKDANEDDGSYNEHFVTQHDLLRELAIRESNSGNIEDRKRVLLEIIENKIPEWLMEQDQLSIRAKLLSISTDEKFSSSWSTMQAPEVEVLLLNFQTEKYSLPEFIERMNKLKVLVLHNYGFVPAELSNFPLLGSLSNLKRIRLEKVSIPSLFLTSMKWRKLEKMSLVMCNIDQAFNKSTNKISDAFPKLVDLTIDYCNDLEELPTGFCDLVLLRKLSITNCHKLLALPEDMGNLIDLEVLRLNSCIELTELPGTIGRLHKLQILDLSECLSVKELPEQIGQLHDLSKLYMIECSSCELPSSVANLVHLNEVIGDQETAMSWNRFKPCLPSLTIKVHKENNLNWLG